One Vanrija pseudolonga chromosome 5, complete sequence genomic window, ACACAGGGATGGTTGCGCGATGAAGATGGTTGGAAGTGGCCTTACAGTGGAAACTCAGCGGGCCACCGGCCGCGTGAACTCCAGATATCGCCGCGGCCCCAACAACGAGCACGACTCCAAGCACCTCTCGGGCTTGGGCAGCCGTCTGAGCCCATTATCGCTCCCTCTTCATGCCGAGCACCGCTTTGTGGCCATCGAGTTGTGCCCGGCCAAACGCGACaagcgggcgagcggccggCCAACCGCTCACCACCCAAGTGGGCTGGCTTGCGGGGACTCCAGCCGCCCCCAAACGCGGCGCTGTTGTCCGCCGGTGATTGCAGCACCAAGCATCTCATGCTCGCGCGTCACCTCCTCTACTGACACCTCGCAATGCTTATTAGAGGGCTCCGATCTGGGGTTGAGAGGCCCCACAAGCCACACAGCCATGTTCACCGACAAGCTCCAGGGTAAATGGGCCAACTGGTTCATCACGGCCTGGTGAGTCCCCGGGGTCGGGGCGACATGAGTTGACACGCAGCGCCGGGTCGTCCTTCTTGTAAGGCAGCAAGTCTTCGAGTCCGGCTGACGCCAGACTGTTCGGGTACGACCAGGGCGTGATGGGTGGTCTCTTGACTGGCGACGCGTGGGTCGCGCAGTTCCCCGAGATCAGTACGTCTCCACTGTCGCCTCCACTGACATGACACCAGACACGAACAAGGGCGCGAATGGGTCTTCCTCGCTCCAGGGTACAGTCGTGGCCATCTACGAGATTGGGTGTCTCTTCGGCTCGCTGATCGCGTTCGCAATCGGCGACTATCTCGGCCGGCGACGAATGATCATGCTCGGCAGCGTGATCCTCATCATTGGGGCTGCGCTCCAGACTGCCGCGTACGGCATCCCACAGTTCATTGTCGGCCGCATCGTAGCAGGCATCGGTAACGGTATCAACACGTCCACTGTGCCTCTGTGGCATAGcgagacgacgcgcgcgcataATCGCGgcagggcggtggcgaccgAGCTGGCCATCAACACGTTCGGCACGGTGAGTATCCTACTCGCGTTAGCGCTAACCCGCAGATGTCATCTTACTGGATCGACTACGGCTTCTCGTTCGTCAAGAACCAGTCGCAGttccgcgcgccgctcgggTTCCAGATGGCCTTTGCGATCGTGACGCTCGTCCTGATCCAGTGGTGTCCCGAGTCGCCGCGATGGCTGCTCTCGCGCGGGCGGGATGCCGATGCGCAGGCGGTGCTGAGGCAGCTGTCGGTCGAGCCACTCGCGTACCGCGATGCAgtggtcgacgccgagtttAAGCAGATCACCGAGTGgatcgccgaggagaaggcagCACTCGTGCGCGACGGAAAGCCAATCTCGCAGTTCCGCGCGTGCTTCACGAACGGCAAGGACCGGTACTTCCACCGCCTGGTGCTCGGCATGGGCTCGCAGTTCATGCAGCAGCTGTGCGGCATCAATGCGATCGCGTACTACTCGGCCGTCATCTTTGAGCAGTCGGTCGGGCTAGCGCGCAAcacgtcgctgctgctggccggcggcaacggcatcGTCAACCATCTCGCGTCGATCCCGCCCATCTTCATCATTGACCGCATCGGACGGCGCAAGCTCATGATCTGGTCGGTGGCGGGACAGGCAGTGTGCATGGCCCTCATGGCGGGCGGGACGAGCAGGACCGCGCATGGCCCCGGCAtcgtggcgacgacgggcatcttcttcttctccttcttctttGCCTCGGGCCTGCTCTCCGTCCCCTGGCTCTACCCGACCGAGATTGCGCCGCTTCCTATCCGAACCTGCTCTGCGGCGCTTGGTTCGGCATCCAACTGGATTGTAAGTCGTCCGACCCACAGCGTCGTGCTTAGCTTATCACATCTCTTTCCAGTGGAACTTTGTCGTGGTCGAGATCACGCCCATTTCGCTCCATTCGATCGGGTACAAGACGTACATCTACTTTGCCATCTTCAACGCGCTCTTCGTGCCGCTCATCTACTTCTTCTATCCCGAGACCCGGCAGCTCTCGCTCGAGAACGTCGATCTGCTCTTTACTGGGCCCAAGGTGCTCATGCACCTGCCCGAGGAGCTGCGTGTCCCGGAGCCTGTGGtgagcacgacctcgcctcAACCCGATGTGGAGAAGAAGGGAGACAGTGGCTCTTATGTCGTGCACGCTGAATTCAAATAGACGTGAGGAGCCTCAGAGTcaagacgaggaggagaagccaAGGAAGTGGAGAGAGTCTTGAGCAAAGATGCAATCTGAGTGAAgctggtggtgtggtgtgcCGAGTCGGCCGTGCGCTTTACTCTGCCATTGACACCAGACACCGGGGTACAACTTGATTCATTTCTTCAGACTGCTCACACGCTCCCACACCTCATGACCCACTCCTACACctcacgccggcgcaggATGACGGGTAGCTGGATCCccttgtcctcctcccccacgACAAACGGGCGCTGAACGAATCCCtgcccgcggcgctcgaTGCGCGGGTTGGAcggcagcgcctcgagcgtaTAGTTACGCAGGAGGACAAAGAGCATGACCTTGATCTCGGCCAGCGCGAAGCGGTACCCCCTGCCGTGGGCGTCAgccacctccctcctccccctccccctccaccccctACCACACTCACATGCAGTTGTGCGGCCCGGCGTTGAAGGTCACGAGGTTTCCCCATACGCCTGGCACGGTCGCGCCGGGCGCACGCTCAAAGCGGTCCGGGTTGAACTTGTCCGCGTCGGGACCCCAGACCTCCTTGGACCTGTTGATCTCGTTGATTGCTGGGGCGTCGGTCAGTGTTGTTGGAGCGGTGTGGTCCGAGCCGCAACAACGTACGGATCACAAACTCGGTCCCCTTGCTCACGGCGATCTCGCTCATGAGCTTCCCGTCCACCCCCTTGACGGGCTGCGAGAGCGGCACGATCGTGTCCTGCACGCACATTCGCACGACCTGCGGCAGGGGCGGGTCGTAGCGGAGCACCTCGTGTACCACGCTGTCGAGGTAGCTGAGCGCGTGGAGTTCCTCCCTGGGCCGGGTGTCAGCGCAAAAGCAGAGTGCAGCGAGAGAAGAGAGAGACGCACATGCTCGGCCGGTCCtcgggcacgccgtcgagctcgtcgcgcaggcggACCTGCACTTCGGGGTGCTGTGTGAGGTGGAGGCACGTCCAGGCCAGTGCCGTGGCCGAGGTTTCGTTGCCGGCGAGGACCTGGCGGGGTCAGCGGAGATGCTTCGGGGGGCCGCTCGCCACTCACCAATGACCCGATCTGCCCCAGCACCTCCTCATCGGTCAACCGCTGCCTCTCCTCCAGATCCGGGGACATGTTCGCCTTGATGAGCAGCGAAATCGCGTCCTTGCCGATATccgccttcttctcgaccttgacgTCGTGCaactcggccttgcgcgcggcgacaaTCTCGCGGGCCACCTTGTCCTGGATACGGCGGTTCGAGTCGAGAGTGCGGGTGAAGCGGGTCGGCTGGGCGCGTCTGTCAGCCCATAGCTCTGGCTCTAATGCACATGTGCACGTACGAGGGGCAACAACGCCGGGTAGAAGATCTGGAGCACGCGCACGATGCTCGGCTTCTGGATGCCGTTGGTCGCCGCGAACATGGACTTGCTGAGCGGGttgtccgcctcgtccgcggcACCAAAGTCATAGTTGAACCCCGCTAGCCCGATGATGTCGAGCGCCGTGCGCATAAAGTACAGGTGGATGTCGACCTGTGCGCcgcccttctcgccgtcgctgacgacctgggcgagcttcttgtcgagctcgtacGCCTTGTCCCAGAACACGGGCATCATGTTGGCCACGTTGACAGCGGAGAACGCAggggcgagcacgcgccgctggcggcggtgcgcggcgtcctcgaccatgagcacgccgcggccgaaCATGCGGTCGAGCATGGCGTTGAAGCCTGTCTGGCGGTGGAACTGGCCCGTGTGCTGGAGGACccatgcggcggcgcgcaggtcggtGGATACGATACGCCACGAGCCGAGGATGGAGCGGAAGCGGAGGGTCGGgccgtacgccgccgcccacttGCTGTATGTCGTccccggctcggcgcgctgctgcgtgAGGAGCGAGCCGAAGAGCGCGGACGCCGGCTCCGGGCCAGGCAGATTGCGGAACGGGATGGTGCGCGCGGTGTAGGGGTACAGGTAGAGCACGGTGGCCAGCCCGAGGgcaagcacgccgagcagggcgTACAGCACCGTGCTGGGCGCTGGGAGGGGCGCGGTCAGCGTTGTGAACATggtgtgggtgagtgggagaAGCAGAAGCAACCGGGAGGACCTGCTGCTTAAGTAGAGTTTAGATCTGGCCCGTTAGCATGAGACAATGCTGCTGCTCCGTGGAATAGCGCGCGCTTGGGTGTGCTGTTGACATCAGCGGCATGGACGTAACAAGACAAGATCGAGGTCACATGCCTCGTCGTGCCGAGCCAATTGACCTCGCCGAGATGCTAATGCCCACTGGCTGCAGGCGCGGGATACCGAACACCGCGTCGAGCTAACAATGGTGCTGTAGTTCAACACGTTGCATATCATTGAGCGCCGCCGTGTAGACGGGCAGTACTCACCGTGCGAGAGCAACCAGCTTGGTGTGTCTTCATGTCGCCCATGCGAGGCGGTGCGAACGCCTCAACAgacacctcgacgaggccgtcatCGCTGCCAACTCGCCCTCGGGGCCCCCATGcccccccgcgcccgtcCCTCGGCCCTCGGTCTCGTAGCCTCGGACTGGCTGGTCGGCTAGTCGGCTAGTCGGTCTgaccagcggcgccgcgccgcgccgctccgaAGCTCAGGCCAATCGACGTGCATCGGCGACCTGCCGAGATGggtgcgcgtcgcggcggcggcggcggcggcgcggcatcgGCGAGCTCTTGGCAATGTCAGCGGTTGTGACTCGGCGTTGCCTGATATGTATCCAGGTGATATCGACGCACTGGCGATACAGCCGAGAAGTAAGACATTGCAGTGCACAGTATATAAGATCGCATTCCGTCGAAGCAGCAAACTCATCCCCACAGACCACACCATGCCCACCGACTCGCCCTTCCCGCAGCTACCAGTGTCGGGAATCACGATCCCCACGACGGCGCTCACGACCGCCGCGCTGTCCTACTCGCGCGAGcacacctcggcgtcgacggtgaACCACTGCCTGCGCAGCGCGGCCTTTGCGCTCATCTTCGCGTCCAAGATCCCGCcgtacgccgcggcggacgccgaggcgatcgtGCTCAGCTGCATCCTGCACGACCTGGGCTGGGCGATCGGCGACTCCAAGGCGCTGCTGTCGAGCGACAAGCgcttcgaggtcgacggcgcggacctcgcgcgcgagttTACGCGCACGCACAGCGACTATGACGAGGTGCGCTTGCAAGAGGTGTGGGACGCGATCGCGCTCCACACCACGCCCAGCATCGCACTGCACAAgcagcccgtcgtcgcggccaccGCGATGGGCATCCTCGCCGACTTTACCGGCCCGCACCACCCGTCCGGCCTGCTCACCGTCGCCGAGTACAAGGAGGTCGTGGGCGCGTTCCCGCGCCTCGACTTCCGCGAAGAGCTGCCCCGCGTCATGTGTGGCCTGTGCCGCGACaagccggcgacgacgtacgACAACTTTGTGGGCGAGTTTGGCGCAgagctgctcgagggcaCCGAGGGGGAGAGCTACCGCGCCGACAGGGACAAGCATAACGTGCGGAAGATGCTGCTCGGCGGACTCGAGGCGACCAAGCAGTATGAGTaggacggcggcagcaggagcagcaggggTAACAGTAGCAGCATTAGGAGCAGTAGCAACAACCGTAGCATGTACAGGACCAACACAATGTCATCATATCTGTCTATgcgacgctcgccgcgcccgcgcccgccgcatACGTGACGTCAAAGAAGTCCCTCTCAAGCCCAACAGCGCGCTCGAACATCTCCtccatgcgcgcgcgcgtccccGCGTCGACAAGTTCTGCAACGCGGTCGGTCTCGTCCTTGAGCAGCTGGACCCAGGTCTCAAAGCCAGGGCCGCGGTGCAGGTCGATCCAGTCGGCGTGAAGCCAGTCTGGCGGGGTCGGCAGGGCGAGGTTGCCCCAGTCGAGGTAGAGCCACTCGGCGACGAGAAGCACCgtgagggcgagcgcgtagCTCTGGGaatcgcgcgcctcggccatgAGCCGCAGGAAGCCCTCCGTCGGGGCCAAAGGCGACGGATCAACGTCCGAGGCCGCTGCGTCGCCTagcccgcccgcgccgcgcgtgcgcaaGCGCCGCAAAGCGCGATCAAAGTatccgtcctcgtcgttcgcgacgagcccgagctggcgcgcgtgCCGGATACGGACCCGCGGCAGGTCGGCAGTCGCGATCGCCGTCccgatgagcgcgacgaaCGTGTCGACAAAGAGCGAGTCCTGGGCCAGGTAGGTTGCGAGTACGGTGTCTGGGAGGGTGCCGGCCCACAGCTCGCGCACGAAGCGCGAGCTGACGGCCGCGGTCCagggggcgtcggcgcgctggcggaggGTGGTTGTGAAGGACATTGCGTGTGGGAGTTGGTGCGTgggtgagagagagagtgagagCGACGTCGTGCTTATGGCTTTGGGGCGACAGTGTGAGACGCCGCTGCGAGCCAAGCCGTGCTAGCGGATGACGGagagccgacgccgccgccgttgccggtgccggcgtgcGTCATGCCATGACCACTCCGCATGGCCCCGCGGGGACGCCacggcgggggggggggggtgaggGCAGTCAGTCAGAGCTCTCAGAGTCAGCAGCAATAGAACAGCGGTgatggcagcagcagcagcaggcggagACGACTAAGATGTTCACAGTAGCTGAGGATGTCATCGCACCACCTCGGCTggtccgagcccgagccgccgcggcgtctcCACCATCATGCCGCTCGACCGAGCTGATGACGAGTGGCTAGCCTCGCCATGCCTCTGTCCTCGACCCTCCCTCacctcctcacccccacTCGCCCGTTATTCCGTGGCCCTTGTCATTGATAAACAAGTCTTTGTGGGGCGGGATAAGCTCGCTGACTTGCATCGTTCGGCCCGGTCCGGTTATTATTCCACGCGGCGCCCGGCCAGCCGGCTCGACCGACACGGCCAGGACCGACACCCACTTATACCCAACATCCCCATCTCAGTCACTGATCTCTCTCCACTCACCCTACCACGATGCCCCTTCTCAGCGTACAGGAATGTGAGtaccccccgccgcggccccgcTAACCACCCACccgg contains:
- the STL1_4 gene encoding Sugar transporter STL1, with protein sequence MGGLLTGDAWVAQFPEINTNKGANGSSSLQGTVVAIYEIGCLFGSLIAFAIGDYLGRRRMIMLGSVILIIGAALQTAAYGIPQFIVGRIVAGIGNGINTSTVPLWHSETTRAHNRGRAVATELAINTFGTMSSYWIDYGFSFVKNQSQFRAPLGFQMAFAIVTLVLIQWCPESPRWLLSRGRDADAQAVLRQLSVEPLAYRDAVVDAEFKQITEWIAEEKAALVRDGKPISQFRACFTNGKDRYFHRLVLGMGSQFMQQLCGINAIAYYSAVIFEQSVGLARNTSLLLAGGNGIVNHLASIPPIFIIDRIGRRKLMIWSVAGQAVCMALMAGGTSRTAHGPGIVATTGIFFFSFFFASGLLSVPWLYPTEIAPLPIRTCSAALGSASNWIWNFVVVEITPISLHSIGYKTYIYFAIFNALFVPLIYFFYPETRQLSLENVDLLFTGPKVLMHLPEELRVPEPVVSTTSPQPDVEKKGDSGSYVVHAEFK
- the FUM15_5 gene encoding Cytochrome P450 monooxygenase FUM15, whose protein sequence is MFTTLTAPLPAPSTVLYALLGVLALGLATVLYLYPYTARTIPFRNLPGPEPASALFGSLLTQQRAEPGTTYSKWAAAYGPTLRFRSILGSWRIVSTDLRAAAWVLQHTGQFHRQTGFNAMLDRMFGRGVLMVEDAAHRRQRRVLAPAFSAVNVANMMPVFWDKAYELDKKLAQVVSDGEKGGAQVDIHLYFMRTALDIIGLAGFNYDFGAADEADNPLSKSMFAATNGIQKPSIVRVLQIFYPALLPLPTRFTRTLDSNRRIQDKVAREIVAARKAELHDVKVEKKADIGKDAISLLIKANMSPDLEERQRLTDEEVLGQIGSLVLAGNETSATALAWTCLHLTQHPEVQVRLRDELDGVPEDRPSMEELHALSYLDSVVHEVLRYDPPLPQVVRMCVQDTIVPLSQPVKGVDGKLMSEIAVSKGTEFVIPINEINRSKEVWGPDADKFNPDRFERAPGATVPGVWGNLVTFNAGPHNCMGYRFALAEIKVMLFVLLRNYTLEALPSNPRIERRGQGFVQRPFVVGEEDKGIQLPVILRRREV
- the PET18 gene encoding Protein PET18, which encodes MSFTTTLRQRADAPWTAAVSSRFVRELWAGTLPDTVLATYLAQDSLFVDTFVALIGTAIATADLPRVRIRHARQLGLVANDEDGYFDRALRRLRTRGAGGLGDAAASDVDPSPLAPTEGFLRLMAEARDSQSYALALTVLLVAEWLYLDWGNLALPTPPDWLHADWIDLHRGPGFETWVQLLKDETDRVAELVDAGTRARMEEMFERAVGLERDFFDVTYAAGAGAASVA